From Mytilus edulis chromosome 9, xbMytEdul2.2, whole genome shotgun sequence, the proteins below share one genomic window:
- the LOC139487592 gene encoding uncharacterized protein, with protein MACIVCNEEKLSKEFAPYNASDNCDHPCLTCLRCLVRSVVNTGHCAYPGCQQEINKNCDAIVLFQDMLAKMFIEYEIKHSPKKSAANNNSFVNILSLTGYSTKIEYIPYMTVFDIKCHVSQALDVAPNKQKLLYGDAELETFRHDNKLTTIEDYDVKPNTTMCMVRRLYSIPGDLNHVVFDLCWRFPEYLDASCLMFSKTTFYQVCDYAHKNPHPCIDHSGDIMDNYNKMGHHKINVFLHKIPTEVTHMFFTLSAWRCPNIAKYKDPSLRFYEASRPDESLCKTSFTHANKSQAVIMCSMSKENSRWMIYESGKLTSGNAKRYDPIKETIKDLIKSGM; from the exons TGTTTAGTACGCAGTGTGGTGAACACAGGGCATTGTGCATATCCAGGGTGTcaacaagaaataaataaaaactgtgACGCAATAGTACTGTTTCAAGATATGCTTGCAAAAATGTTTATAGAGTACGAAATTAAACATAGCCCAAAGAAGTCTGCTGCCAACAACAATTCATTTGTGAATATTTTATCCCTTACAGGCTATTCAACAAAAATAGAATACATACCATATATGACTGTGTTTGACATTAAGTGCCATGTAAGTCAAGCCTTGGATGTTgctccaaacaaacaaaaacttttaTACGGTGATGCAGAATTGGAG ACGTTCAGAcatgataataaattaacaacaatTGAAGATTATGATGTAAAGCCAAATACTACAATGTGCATGGTTAGACGACTATACAGTATTCCAGGTGACTTGAACCATGTTGTGTTCGACTTGTGTTGGCGGTTTCCTGAATATCTTGATGCTTCCTGTTTGATGTTTTCTAAGACAACCTTTTATCAAGTTTGTGATTATGCACACAAGAATCCACATCCATGCATTGATCATTCTGGTGATATTATGGATAACTATAACAAAATGGGACATCATAAAATCAACGTGTTCTTGCATAAAATACCAACAGAAGTTACACATATGTTTTTTACACTGAGCGCTTGGCGGTGTCCTAATATAGCAAAATATAAAGATCCCAGTTTGCGGTTCTACGAGGCATCAAGGCCTGACGAAAGCCTATGTAAAACTTCTTTTACACATGCAAATAAATCTCAAGCTGTGATAATGTGCTCTATGTCTAAGGAAAATTCTAGGTGGATGATTTATGAATCCGGGAAGTTAACTTCAGGAAATGCAAAAAGATATGACCCAATAAAAGAAACAATTAAAGATCTAATTAAATCAGGCATGTAA